One genomic segment of Helianthus annuus cultivar XRQ/B chromosome 14, HanXRQr2.0-SUNRISE, whole genome shotgun sequence includes these proteins:
- the LOC110871929 gene encoding uncharacterized protein LOC110871929 gives MKQISSFSLHLIKGRWSMFFASVLIMSLSGAGYIFALYSGEIKTTLGYDQSTLNLVSTFKDLGGTVGIMSGLINEISPPWVVLLLGAAMSFSGYFMIWLPVTGKIAKPPVWQMCLFIFIGANSQTFANTGALVTCVTNFPQGRGAVLGLLKGFVGLSGAIISQLYHAFYGHDPKSLILFIGWLPAVVSLVFLPIIRVLKPVRHRNDLKILYNFLYVSLGLAGFLMAIIIAQHSFQFSKAEYAATAAVVVTLLLAPMAIVIREELKLWKANQDQMVDRLPTKSIAEDICSKTPLEKEVSCWRTAFTPPERGEDFTILQALFSMDMLLLFAATAFGVGGVLTAIDNLAQIGQSLGYKKATISTFVSLVSIWNYLGRVGAGFVSEVLYVKYKFPRPLMLTIVLCIACVGHLLIAFGASSGLYFSSVVMGFCNGAQWPLIFAIISEICGLKYYSTLLNWGAAAIPVGTYVLNVVVAGRLYDKEAERQMREKGMVRKAGQDLICMGVECYRTSFFIITGATVFACLLSIILVVRTTDLYRGDIYRKFRDEEEVERKTGEDNSKAIRYGGRPRCVAVRRRSQHRAAPRPELRPRRQRPFFAVRDDPPGGPHPRRRSQHHAAHPVELRPPSPVRLHTV, from the coding sequence ATGAAACAAATAAGCAGCTTCAGCCTCCACCTCATCAAAGGCCGATGGAGCATGTTCTTCGCCTCCGTTCTCATCATGTCACTCTCCGGCGCCGGTTACATATTCGCTTTATACTCCGGCGAAATCAAAACCACCCTCGGTTATGATCAAAGCACCCTCAATCTCGTAAGCACCTTCAAAGATTTAGGCGGGACTGTCGGCATCATGTCCGGTTTAATTAACGAAATTTCACCACCGTGGGTAGTGCTCCTCCTCGGCGCCGCCATGAGCTTCTCCGGATACTTCATGATCTGGCTACCGGTCACCGGAAAAATCGCCAAACCACCGGTTTGGCAAATGTGTCTGTTCATTTTCATAGGCGCAAACTCGCAAACATTTGCTAATACAGGAGCTTTGGTTACTTGTGTAACAAACTTCCCACAAGGGCGAGGGGCAGTTTTGGGACTTTTGAAGGGTTTTGTAGGGTTAAGTGGCGCGATCATCAGTCAGTTATATCATGCTTTCTACGGGCATGATCCGAAGTCGCTCATCTTGTTCATCGGGTGGCTTCCGGCCGTGGTTTCGTTGGTTTTTCTTCCGATTATTCGCGTTTTGAAACCAGTTCGTCACCGGAATGATTTAAAGATTTTGTATAACTTTTTGTATGTTTCATTAGGGTTGGCTGGGTTCCTTATGGCTATTATTATAGCTCAACATAGCTTTCAGTTTTCAAAGGCGGAGTATGCTGCCACTGCTGCTGTGGTGGTGACTTTACTCTTGGCACCTATGGCCATTGTGATTAGAGAGGAGCTCAAGCTTTGGAAAGCAAATCAAGATCAAATGGTTGATCGTCTTCCGACGAAGTCAATCGCAGAAGATATATGCTCCAAAACACCATTGGAAAAAGAAGTTTCATGCTGGAGAACTGCTTTTACACCACCGGAAAGAGGGGAAGACTTTACTATACTGCAAGCATTATTTAGTATGGACATGTTATTGCTCTTTGCCGCAACCGCCTTCGGCGTTGGGGGCGTGCTGACTGCCATTGACAACCTTGCGCAAATCGGGCAGTCTCTCGGGTACAAGAAGGCCACGATCTCCACCTTTGTGTCCCTagtgagtatttggaactatttGGGTCGAGTTGGGGCGGGTTTCGTCTCGGAAGTATTATACGTCAAGTACAAATTTCCGCGACCATTGATGCTCACAATTGTCCTTTGCATTGCTTGCGTCGGACATCTTTTAATCGCGTTCGGTGCGTCCAGCGGGCTCTACTTCTCATCCGTCGTAATGGGGTTTTGTAATGGAGCTCAGTGGCCACTTATCTTCGCAATCATATCGGAAATATGCGGGTTGAAATACTACTCAACTCTTTTAAACTGGGGAGCTGCGGCCATTCCGGTCGGGACGTACGTCTTGAACGTGGTGGTTGCGGGTCGGCTTTACGACAAGGAAGCCGAAAGACAGATGAGAGAAAAGGGGATGGTTAGAAAAGCGGGTCAGGACTTGATTTGCATGGGAGTTGAGTGTTATAGAACATCCTTTTTTATTATAACAGGTGCAACGGTATTTGCGTGTTTACTTTCGATCATTTTAGTGGTTCGAACAACAGACTTGTACCGTGGTGATATCTACAGGAAGTTTCGTGATGAAGAGGAAGTGGAAAGGAAGACGGGGGAAGATAATAGTAAGGCCATacggtatgggggtcggcccCGGTGCGTCGCGGTCCGGCGCCGGAGccaacaccgtgccgccccccgTCCTGAGCTCCGTCCCCGTCGCCAACGTCCCTTTTTCGCCGTTCGGGACGATCCTCCAGGTGGGCCCCACCCCCGTCGCCGGAGCCAACACCATGCCGCCCACCCCGTCGAGCTCCGTCCTCCTTCGCCGGTCCGTCTCCATACCGTATAG